In one window of Tenacibaculum mesophilum DNA:
- the pabB gene encoding aminodeoxychorismate synthase component I: MSRTVRIFSIDTPELFKQKLFVWAKQFETAIWLDSNNYEQQYSSFDCALAVEEFTSIKTDYYNAFDKLKEYQSFTKDYIFGYISYDVKNDVEKLTSKNFDGLHLPDLYFFQPQKLLFIKGNTVEFHYLQMIDDELEEDFEDIIETNPSINNYQQEETDEVKIKLRIHKDEYYQKVEKVLEHIHRGDIYEANFCQEFYAENTVINPYKVYTQLNKISEPPFATFFRNDNHYLLSATPERYIRKENSKIISQPIKGTAKRLIDPIEDEKIAFDLARDEKERSENIMIVDLVRNDLSRTAKKGSVQVEELCKVYSFKQVHQMISTVVSEIENTTHPVDVIKDTFPMGSMTGAPKISAMKIIEDLEETKRGLYSGTVGYFTPNGDFDFNVVIRSILYNSENKYVSYSVGGAITAKSTPEKEYEECLLKAKAMKYVLTHTNKS; this comes from the coding sequence ATGTCAAGAACCGTCCGTATTTTTTCTATAGACACCCCTGAGCTCTTCAAGCAAAAGCTGTTTGTTTGGGCTAAACAATTTGAAACAGCTATTTGGCTAGATTCTAACAATTACGAGCAACAATATAGCTCTTTCGATTGTGCTTTAGCTGTAGAAGAGTTTACTTCTATTAAAACAGATTACTATAATGCTTTTGATAAACTAAAAGAATATCAATCTTTCACCAAAGACTACATCTTTGGTTACATTAGTTACGATGTTAAAAATGATGTAGAAAAACTGACTTCTAAGAATTTTGACGGACTTCATCTTCCTGATTTATATTTTTTTCAACCTCAAAAACTACTATTCATCAAAGGAAATACTGTTGAATTTCATTACTTACAAATGATTGATGATGAATTAGAAGAAGATTTTGAAGATATTATTGAAACAAACCCTTCTATTAATAATTATCAACAAGAAGAAACAGATGAAGTAAAAATAAAACTACGTATCCATAAAGATGAATACTATCAAAAAGTAGAAAAAGTATTAGAACATATACATAGAGGAGATATTTATGAAGCTAACTTCTGTCAAGAATTCTATGCAGAAAACACAGTTATAAACCCCTATAAAGTATACACACAATTAAACAAAATATCGGAACCTCCATTTGCTACTTTTTTCAGAAACGACAATCATTACCTACTATCTGCAACTCCCGAACGATATATTAGAAAAGAAAATTCTAAAATTATTTCGCAACCTATTAAAGGGACAGCAAAACGTTTGATTGACCCGATTGAAGATGAAAAAATAGCTTTTGATTTAGCTCGTGATGAAAAAGAACGGTCAGAAAATATTATGATTGTAGATTTAGTTCGTAACGACTTATCAAGAACAGCTAAAAAAGGAAGTGTCCAAGTAGAAGAACTATGTAAAGTATATTCGTTTAAGCAAGTACATCAAATGATTTCTACCGTAGTTTCAGAAATTGAAAATACCACACATCCAGTTGATGTAATTAAAGATACTTTTCCTATGGGAAGTATGACCGGAGCTCCAAAAATTTCTGCCATGAAAATCATTGAAGACCTAGAAGAAACCAAACGTGGCCTATACTCTGGAACCGTAGGCTATTTTACTCCAAATGGCGACTTCGATTTTAACGTAGTTATCCGAAGTATTTTATACAATTCCGAGAACAAATACGTTTCATACTCAGTTGGTGGGGCTATTACAGCAAAATCTACTCCAGAAAAGGAGTATGAAGAATGTTTACTCAAAGCCAAGGCTATGAAATATGTTTTAACGCACACTAACAAAAGTTAA
- a CDS encoding alpha/beta hydrolase — translation MTHHTFTFNFHKTEFFGQYWQPETVKAIVVIIHGMGEHSGRYEHVAKKLTDNNFGVIAFDHFGHGKTTGKRGHNPGYNYVLKSVTKLIEKTKEVFGDKPTFLYGHSMGGNTVINYTLREKHHLKGVIATSPFLRLAFQPPAWKLSLGKVMQKIAPSVTLGNELDANDVSRDPVEVEKYSNDPLVHDKVSPNFSLSFIDAGEWAINNASSLKTPMLLLHGTGDKIIDYKGTEAFANNTPKASIKLYEGGYHELQNDLCKEEMLQDVVSWLNTQLQ, via the coding sequence ATGACACACCATACATTCACATTCAATTTTCATAAAACTGAGTTTTTTGGTCAGTATTGGCAACCGGAAACTGTAAAAGCTATAGTGGTAATTATTCACGGAATGGGAGAACATTCTGGCAGATATGAACACGTTGCCAAAAAACTAACCGATAATAATTTTGGTGTAATTGCTTTTGACCATTTCGGTCATGGAAAAACAACAGGGAAAAGAGGACACAATCCAGGGTATAATTATGTATTAAAAAGTGTTACTAAACTTATTGAAAAAACTAAAGAGGTTTTTGGTGATAAACCTACGTTTTTATATGGGCACTCTATGGGAGGCAACACTGTAATTAATTACACGCTTAGAGAAAAACACCATCTAAAAGGAGTCATAGCTACTAGTCCTTTTTTACGTTTAGCTTTTCAGCCACCTGCTTGGAAGCTTTCGTTAGGAAAAGTAATGCAAAAAATAGCTCCCTCAGTGACTTTAGGAAATGAGTTAGATGCTAATGATGTATCTCGTGATCCTGTTGAAGTTGAAAAGTATAGTAATGACCCATTAGTTCATGATAAGGTGAGCCCTAATTTTTCTTTATCATTTATTGATGCTGGTGAATGGGCTATTAATAATGCATCTTCTTTAAAAACTCCAATGTTATTATTACACGGTACAGGTGATAAAATTATTGATTATAAAGGCACGGAGGCTTTTGCTAACAATACGCCTAAAGCTAGTATAAAACTATACGAAGGAGGATATCATGAGTTACAAAATGACTTATGTAAAGAAGAAATGTTACAAGATGTTGTAAGCTGGTTAAACACTCAATTACAATAA
- the tilS gene encoding tRNA lysidine(34) synthetase TilS → MLQQLAKHIDEQFSFLKEKKLLIAISGGVDSVVLTHLLHQLQFNISLAHCNFQLRGKESDLDELFIKELGKSLNIQTFTTRFNTNEYATKNKLSTQLAARELRYSWFDSLSKENNFDYILTAHHADDNLETFLINLSRGTGLEGLTGIPSINKNIIRPLLIFSREEIITFAKKNNIEWREDESNSETKYLRNKIRHQIVPTLKELNDSVLKNFNKTIDHLKESQQIIDDKIADITHEIVSKEGDLLKINIEKLLKLSNPKAYLYQLLKSYKFTEWNDVYNLIYAQSGKQILTKFYTLLKDRDFLLLLRTNEKSSFDKEYFIIREENKEITAPIKLQLKKVLKKTNINKENIYVDYELLNFPLKLRRWKSGDFFYPKGMIGRKKVSKYFKDEKISIVNKNKIWLLCSSKNEVIWIVGKRQDRRFLPTEKTTKLLKISI, encoded by the coding sequence ATGCTCCAACAATTAGCAAAACATATTGACGAACAATTTTCTTTTTTAAAAGAAAAAAAGTTACTAATTGCTATTTCTGGGGGAGTTGATAGTGTTGTACTAACACACCTCTTACATCAACTACAGTTTAATATTTCGTTAGCACACTGTAATTTTCAACTAAGAGGAAAAGAAAGTGATTTAGATGAACTCTTTATTAAAGAGTTAGGAAAAAGTTTGAACATTCAAACATTTACAACACGCTTTAACACTAATGAATATGCTACTAAAAATAAATTATCAACACAACTAGCAGCAAGAGAGTTACGTTACAGTTGGTTTGACTCCCTAAGTAAAGAAAATAATTTTGATTATATATTAACAGCCCATCATGCTGATGATAATTTAGAGACATTTTTAATTAATCTCTCTCGAGGTACTGGTTTAGAAGGCTTAACAGGAATTCCTTCAATTAATAAAAATATCATTAGACCTTTACTTATTTTTTCTCGTGAAGAGATTATAACCTTTGCCAAAAAAAATAATATTGAATGGCGTGAAGATGAAAGTAATTCAGAAACCAAATATCTTCGAAATAAAATACGCCACCAGATTGTACCTACACTAAAAGAATTGAATGACAGCGTTTTAAAAAACTTCAATAAAACAATTGATCATTTAAAAGAGTCTCAACAAATTATTGATGATAAAATAGCGGACATTACCCATGAAATTGTCTCAAAAGAGGGAGATTTATTAAAAATAAATATTGAAAAACTGTTAAAGTTATCCAACCCAAAAGCATACCTCTACCAGCTGCTAAAGTCCTATAAATTCACGGAATGGAACGATGTTTACAACTTGATTTATGCTCAATCTGGCAAGCAGATTTTAACAAAATTTTATACTTTGTTGAAAGACAGAGATTTTTTATTACTTTTACGCACTAATGAAAAAAGTTCCTTTGACAAGGAATATTTCATTATTAGGGAGGAAAACAAAGAAATTACAGCACCGATAAAGCTGCAACTAAAAAAAGTTCTAAAAAAAACTAACATTAATAAAGAAAACATTTATGTTGATTATGAACTTCTTAACTTCCCTCTAAAACTCAGACGGTGGAAATCCGGCGACTTTTTTTATCCTAAAGGAATGATAGGTCGAAAAAAAGTAAGTAAATATTTTAAAGACGAAAAAATATCAATTGTAAACAAAAATAAAATTTGGTTGCTCTGTTCTAGTAAAAACGAAGTTATTTGGATAGTAGGAAAACGACAAGATAGACGCTTTTTACCAACAGAAAAAACAACCAAACTATTAAAAATTAGTATTTAA
- a CDS encoding sodium-translocating pyrophosphatase, whose amino-acid sequence MKQNMIYVPILLAILGLVFMYIKMVWVKKQDAGNDKMKSISKSIKEGALAFLAAEYRLLLIFVIIASLALFGISQLVETTSIMIVPAFIIGAIFSALAGNIGMRIATDANARTAEAAKTSLPQALKVSFGGGTVMGLGVAGLAVLGLSLFFLIFVGQFITDGGNFYNEMTVVLEALAGFSLGAESIALFARVGGGIYTKAADVGADLVGKVEAGIPEDDPRNPATIADNVGDNVGDVAGMGADLFGSYVATVLAAMVLGNYVIRDMSITSPFSDAFNGMGPILLPLVIAGVGIIASIIGTFLVGIKDNSAKEAQVQKALDTGNWVAIILTLIASFFLIKWMLPQTMQMKFFGEGFKEVAAINVFWAACIGLAVGALISMVTAYYTSLGKKPVLAIVQNSATGAGTNIIAGLAVGMKSTFLSVLLFAAAIYGSYYFAGFYGVALAASAMMATTAMQLAIDAFGPIADNAGGVAEMSELEDHVRERTDILDSVGNTTAAVGKGFAIASAALTALALFAAYVTFTGIDGINIFKADVLAMLFVGGMIPVIFSALAMQSVGKAAMEMVHEVRRQFREIPGIMEGTGTPEYAKCVDISTKAALKEMILPGLITIITPIIIGLVFGAEPLGGYMAGVCVSGVMWAIFQNNAGGAWDNAKKSFEAGVEINGEMIYKGSDAHKAAVTGDTVGDPFKDTSGPSMNILIKLTCLVGLVIAPILGGHTSSETHEETENIKVWIDKNGEKHEIKLSTDTEFTTENKLENIVKVNIEKNDDGTAKAIISTTIVKNGEETTEEKTFEGTLEEVEQKIKEYENSKKE is encoded by the coding sequence ATGAAACAAAACATGATATATGTGCCAATACTATTGGCAATTTTAGGACTCGTTTTTATGTACATAAAAATGGTCTGGGTTAAAAAACAAGATGCAGGAAATGATAAAATGAAATCTATTTCAAAAAGTATTAAAGAAGGAGCTCTTGCTTTCTTAGCCGCTGAATATCGACTGTTACTAATCTTTGTAATTATTGCCTCATTAGCTTTATTCGGAATCTCTCAATTAGTAGAAACGACAAGTATTATGATAGTTCCTGCATTCATTATAGGAGCAATCTTTTCTGCCTTAGCAGGTAATATAGGAATGCGAATAGCTACCGATGCTAACGCGAGAACAGCAGAAGCTGCAAAAACAAGTTTACCACAAGCTTTAAAAGTATCTTTTGGAGGAGGAACCGTAATGGGTCTTGGTGTTGCAGGTTTAGCTGTTTTAGGTCTAAGTTTATTTTTTCTAATATTTGTTGGTCAATTTATTACAGATGGTGGAAATTTCTATAATGAAATGACTGTCGTACTAGAAGCTTTAGCTGGTTTTTCTCTAGGAGCCGAATCTATCGCTTTGTTTGCTCGTGTTGGTGGAGGTATTTACACCAAAGCCGCCGATGTAGGTGCAGATTTAGTTGGAAAAGTAGAAGCTGGTATTCCAGAAGACGACCCTCGTAATCCAGCTACTATAGCAGATAACGTAGGTGATAACGTAGGTGATGTTGCAGGTATGGGGGCCGATTTGTTTGGTTCGTACGTAGCAACCGTACTAGCAGCCATGGTACTAGGAAACTATGTTATTAGAGATATGTCTATAACCTCACCTTTTTCTGATGCCTTTAACGGAATGGGACCTATTTTACTTCCTTTAGTAATTGCAGGAGTTGGTATTATTGCTTCCATTATTGGAACTTTTTTAGTAGGAATTAAGGATAATAGTGCAAAAGAAGCACAAGTACAAAAAGCACTAGATACTGGAAACTGGGTCGCTATTATTTTAACATTAATAGCTAGTTTCTTCTTGATTAAATGGATGCTTCCTCAAACAATGCAAATGAAGTTCTTCGGAGAAGGCTTTAAAGAAGTAGCAGCTATCAATGTGTTTTGGGCTGCCTGTATTGGTTTAGCTGTAGGAGCATTAATCTCAATGGTTACAGCTTATTATACCAGTTTAGGTAAAAAACCAGTGTTAGCTATCGTACAAAATAGTGCTACAGGTGCTGGAACCAATATTATTGCTGGTTTAGCGGTAGGTATGAAATCTACTTTTTTATCTGTTTTATTATTTGCAGCAGCTATTTATGGCTCATATTATTTCGCTGGATTTTACGGAGTTGCTTTAGCAGCTTCAGCAATGATGGCAACAACGGCAATGCAATTAGCTATTGATGCATTCGGTCCTATTGCAGATAATGCGGGTGGAGTTGCTGAAATGAGTGAATTAGAAGATCACGTCCGTGAACGTACCGACATATTAGACTCTGTAGGAAATACTACTGCTGCAGTTGGTAAAGGATTCGCCATCGCTTCCGCAGCTTTAACAGCCTTAGCTTTATTTGCTGCTTATGTGACTTTTACAGGAATTGACGGAATAAATATTTTTAAAGCTGATGTATTAGCAATGTTATTTGTTGGAGGAATGATTCCTGTTATATTCTCAGCATTAGCCATGCAATCGGTAGGAAAAGCAGCTATGGAAATGGTACATGAAGTACGTCGACAGTTTAGAGAAATCCCAGGAATTATGGAAGGAACGGGCACCCCTGAATATGCAAAATGTGTAGATATTTCAACCAAAGCTGCTTTAAAAGAAATGATTTTACCAGGCTTAATTACTATCATCACTCCAATTATTATCGGATTGGTTTTTGGTGCTGAACCTTTAGGTGGTTATATGGCCGGTGTCTGTGTATCGGGTGTTATGTGGGCTATTTTCCAAAATAATGCTGGTGGCGCTTGGGATAATGCAAAAAAATCGTTTGAAGCTGGTGTTGAAATTAACGGAGAAATGATTTACAAAGGTTCTGATGCGCATAAAGCAGCCGTTACAGGTGATACTGTTGGTGACCCTTTTAAAGATACCTCTGGGCCATCAATGAATATTTTAATTAAACTTACGTGTTTAGTTGGTTTAGTTATTGCCCCAATATTAGGCGGACATACTTCTTCTGAAACACATGAAGAGACAGAAAATATTAAAGTTTGGATTGACAAAAACGGTGAAAAACATGAAATAAAACTTTCTACTGATACTGAATTTACTACTGAGAACAAGTTAGAAAATATCGTTAAAGTAAACATTGAAAAGAATGATGATGGTACTGCTAAAGCAATTATTTCTACTACAATTGTTAAAAACGGTGAAGAAACAACTGAAGAAAAAACTTTTGAAGGTACTTTAGAAGAAGTTGAACAAAAAATTAAAGAGTACGAAAACTCAAAAAAAGAATAA
- a CDS encoding inorganic diphosphatase encodes MTAKERKTVDVLIEIPKGSRNKYEYDFDLGKIRFDRMLFSSMMYPGDYGFIPQTLALDGDPLDVLVLGAEPTFPMCVMEVKPIGVFHMADEKGPDEKIVCVPVSDPIWNRYNDITDLNPHRQKEITHFFQVYKDLEKKKVDIGDWGNADEAYEILDKCLERYENSEHKAKGSFTI; translated from the coding sequence ATGACCGCAAAAGAAAGAAAAACAGTTGATGTTTTAATTGAAATACCAAAAGGTAGTAGAAACAAGTATGAATACGATTTTGATTTAGGAAAAATTCGTTTTGACAGAATGTTATTCTCATCAATGATGTATCCTGGAGACTATGGATTTATCCCTCAAACTTTAGCGTTAGATGGTGACCCATTAGACGTATTAGTATTGGGTGCTGAACCAACTTTTCCTATGTGTGTTATGGAAGTAAAACCAATTGGTGTTTTCCATATGGCAGACGAAAAAGGGCCAGATGAAAAAATAGTTTGTGTCCCTGTTTCTGACCCAATTTGGAACAGATACAACGATATTACTGATCTAAATCCACACCGTCAAAAAGAAATCACTCACTTCTTCCAAGTATACAAAGACTTAGAAAAGAAAAAAGTTGATATTGGAGACTGGGGTAATGCTGATGAAGCCTACGAAATATTAGATAAATGTTTAGAGCGTTATGAAAATAGCGAGCATAAAGCAAAAGGAAGTTTTACTATTTAA